Proteins encoded in a region of the Paenibacillus sp. E222 genome:
- a CDS encoding alpha-L-fucosidase has translation MQKWFEEAKLGIFIHYGIYAVDGVSESWSFYNGRISYEEYMKQLDGFTASKFNAEKWADLIEKSGARYAVLTTKHHDGVALWDTQYSDLNVVKQTPANRDLVREYAEAIREKGIHLGMYFSLIDWSHPDYPSVFEGGKVPEDLSSVNRHSSPVDGVQDQEKWKKFLEFNNHQLREIMTNYGKVDLLWFDGDWERSAEQWNLPEFKHYLQSLNPDVIINSRLQGYGDYKTPEQGIPITRPEGPWEFCTTINTSWGYVPTDHKYKSLNQIIRMFCDCISMGGNMLLDIGPREDGTIDKRQEDILLGLGAWIRTHEEAVFGTGEGIMPRYYLGGSTVSEDRKTLYLFVYDDPKENVCIKGLCNKIKKITVLHSGKELHHEIHGGVPWFNIPGTTWIQMTPEDTHEQVTVLKLEFDEELEMYGGSGAVVTHN, from the coding sequence ATGCAGAAATGGTTTGAAGAGGCCAAGCTGGGAATATTCATCCACTATGGCATCTATGCTGTGGACGGGGTTTCGGAATCGTGGTCCTTCTATAATGGAAGGATCTCCTACGAAGAGTACATGAAGCAGCTGGACGGCTTTACGGCATCGAAGTTTAATGCGGAGAAGTGGGCGGATTTGATTGAGAAATCGGGAGCCCGATATGCCGTACTGACAACGAAGCATCATGATGGTGTTGCTCTGTGGGATACGCAGTATAGTGACCTCAATGTCGTCAAGCAGACACCAGCGAATCGGGATCTCGTGAGGGAATATGCGGAAGCAATTCGGGAGAAGGGCATACATCTGGGGATGTACTTTTCGCTGATTGATTGGTCGCACCCGGATTATCCTAGTGTGTTTGAAGGTGGAAAGGTACCGGAGGATCTCAGCAGTGTCAATCGGCATTCAAGCCCTGTGGATGGTGTTCAGGATCAGGAGAAATGGAAAAAATTCCTTGAGTTCAATAACCACCAGCTGCGGGAGATCATGACGAATTACGGTAAGGTGGATCTGCTGTGGTTCGATGGGGACTGGGAGCGAAGTGCGGAGCAGTGGAATCTGCCGGAGTTCAAGCATTACCTGCAATCTTTGAACCCGGATGTCATCATCAACTCCCGCCTTCAAGGTTATGGGGATTATAAAACGCCAGAGCAAGGCATCCCGATTACAAGACCGGAGGGACCATGGGAGTTCTGCACCACGATCAACACATCCTGGGGCTATGTACCAACAGACCATAAATACAAATCGTTAAATCAGATCATTCGAATGTTCTGTGATTGTATTTCAATGGGGGGCAATATGCTGCTGGATATCGGTCCGCGCGAGGATGGCACCATTGATAAGAGGCAGGAGGATATTCTGCTAGGACTGGGAGCTTGGATCCGAACCCATGAAGAGGCCGTCTTCGGAACGGGTGAAGGTATTATGCCTCGCTATTATTTGGGGGGAAGCACCGTATCCGAGGACAGAAAGACATTGTATCTGTTTGTTTATGACGATCCAAAAGAGAATGTATGCATCAAGGGACTATGCAATAAGATCAAGAAGATTACTGTGCTGCATTCGGGCAAAGAACTTCACCATGAGATTCATGGGGGCGTGCCTTGGTTCAATATCCCGGGGACAACGTGGATCCAAATGACCCCGGAGGACACACATGAGCAGGTGACGGTTCTTAAGCTCGAATTCGACGAGGAACTGGAAATGTACGGCGGTTCAGGAGCCGTTGTTACCCATAACTAA
- a CDS encoding carbohydrate-binding family 9-like protein, giving the protein MNHSGVPEPKIEYAPKHYICKRALEPLVLDGRVDKAFWDAADWTDDFVDIEGDLRPKPGKQTRVKMLWDDDYFYFAAELIEDQIWATLTERDSVIFYDNDFEIFIDPDGDTHQYYEFEINALNTVWDLLLVKPYRDGGPPVNGWDISGLKTAVHIDGELNTPGADNRKWSVEVAIPWTSLKECAEGNRPPAPGEFWRVNFSRVEWQTEVQDGEYRKVVNPDTGKPYPEDNWVWSPMGIINMHYPELWGYVVFSDDGTDQSFELPEDERIKWELRRLYYRERNYFEAHGEFTQDVKLLMGEETLICQPVIETTRSLFQISTPSSDGTTLICIREDGKLWKE; this is encoded by the coding sequence ATGAATCATAGTGGAGTACCTGAGCCGAAGATTGAGTATGCTCCCAAACATTATATATGCAAGCGTGCGTTGGAACCGCTGGTGCTCGACGGTCGCGTAGATAAGGCATTCTGGGATGCGGCCGATTGGACGGATGATTTCGTTGATATCGAAGGCGATCTTCGTCCAAAGCCCGGAAAGCAGACACGGGTAAAAATGCTGTGGGATGACGATTATTTCTACTTTGCTGCCGAGTTGATTGAAGATCAGATCTGGGCTACGTTGACAGAGCGGGATTCTGTTATTTTCTATGACAATGATTTTGAGATTTTTATCGATCCCGACGGGGATACCCATCAATATTATGAGTTCGAGATCAATGCGCTGAATACGGTATGGGACCTGTTATTGGTGAAGCCATATCGGGATGGTGGACCTCCGGTTAACGGTTGGGATATCAGCGGTCTCAAGACAGCCGTACATATCGATGGGGAGCTGAACACACCTGGCGCCGATAACCGAAAATGGAGCGTCGAGGTCGCGATTCCCTGGACCAGCCTAAAGGAATGTGCAGAAGGCAACCGTCCTCCTGCACCGGGTGAGTTCTGGCGTGTCAACTTCTCGCGGGTGGAATGGCAGACCGAGGTGCAGGATGGTGAGTACCGCAAGGTGGTGAATCCGGATACAGGCAAACCTTATCCGGAGGACAACTGGGTCTGGTCGCCCATGGGTATTATCAACATGCATTATCCGGAGCTATGGGGATATGTCGTATTTTCGGATGACGGAACGGATCAGTCCTTTGAGCTGCCAGAAGACGAACGAATCAAATGGGAGCTACGCAGACTCTACTACCGTGAACGCAATTATTTTGAAGCCCATGGTGAATTTACACAGGATGTGAAGTTACTTATGGGTGAGGAAACATTAATTTGCCAGCCTGTAATTGAAACGACCCGTAGCCTATTCCAGATTAGTACGCCTTCCTCGGACGGCACTACCTTAATCTGTATTCGGGAAGACGGAAAGCTGTGGAAGGAGTGA
- a CDS encoding ABC transporter ATP-binding protein, producing the protein MSKKGLLRGYVIANWPVYLFAVLLIIASNVGQASLPRILGSFTDQLMQNTFQMNTVIRYSLSLLAIAIAYNLLFGTGQFMIMKLGRRFEFMTRERIFGKFSELSEHYFSKQGNGKLLSYVMNDVTSVREAISNGVTMMTNATFLLLSCIVMMLLSGIPMRLILISIVPLLAIPFLVVFFGPRIRKRSRDVQDALATMTESAEEQLGGIRVTKTFAIEDSARERFGLTVDAIKSKQLRLVRLSSLFQALLPLLGAISLVVSLLVGGILTMQNSITLGSFVALTLYLRIIMGPLQQIGNVINTMQRSGASLERVNDLLTEVPDVRELPNATSLKAVNDITIENLSFSYPGSLSPALKNISLNIQAGRTVGIVGKTGSGKSTFVKLLLRTYEPPEGTIRINGTDIRQLSLESLRSRIAYVPQDGFLFSTTIRDNIAFSDREVPLDTVEHSARQAMIYENIIRFPDRFDTLLGERGLTLSGGQRQRTSLARGLIKKAQVLILDDSMSAVDAVTESGILRSLREIGKGKTTLIISHRISAVRHADEIIVLDEGRIAEQGTHAGLMAAKGLYAATYRLQEEGLHHD; encoded by the coding sequence ATGTCCAAGAAAGGATTACTACGAGGCTATGTCATTGCCAACTGGCCCGTATATCTGTTCGCTGTACTACTGATTATTGCCTCCAATGTAGGTCAGGCGTCCTTGCCCCGAATTCTAGGCAGCTTCACAGATCAGCTCATGCAGAACACATTTCAGATGAATACAGTCATCCGGTACAGTCTTTCGCTTTTGGCTATTGCCATCGCTTATAATCTGCTGTTCGGTACCGGGCAATTCATGATCATGAAGCTTGGACGCCGCTTCGAATTTATGACACGTGAGCGTATTTTCGGCAAGTTTTCCGAACTCAGCGAGCACTATTTTTCCAAACAGGGAAATGGGAAACTGCTCAGTTACGTCATGAATGATGTCACCTCGGTACGTGAAGCCATCTCCAACGGCGTCACCATGATGACCAATGCTACATTCCTGTTATTATCCTGTATCGTGATGATGCTGCTCAGCGGAATCCCGATGAGACTTATTCTGATCAGTATTGTGCCTTTGCTGGCCATTCCCTTTCTGGTCGTTTTTTTCGGTCCGCGAATTCGCAAGCGCTCTCGTGATGTGCAGGATGCTCTTGCAACGATGACGGAATCCGCAGAGGAACAGCTGGGTGGTATTCGTGTAACCAAAACATTTGCCATTGAAGACAGCGCCCGTGAACGATTCGGGCTCACAGTAGATGCAATCAAAAGCAAGCAGCTGCGGCTCGTTCGTCTGTCCTCTCTATTTCAGGCCTTGTTACCGCTGCTGGGTGCCATTTCACTGGTTGTCTCCCTTCTTGTTGGCGGAATTTTGACGATGCAGAACTCCATTACACTCGGAAGTTTTGTTGCATTGACGTTATACTTGCGGATCATCATGGGACCGCTTCAACAAATCGGTAATGTGATCAACACCATGCAGCGTTCTGGAGCATCACTGGAGCGGGTAAATGATCTGTTGACTGAAGTGCCTGACGTGCGCGAGCTTCCCAATGCGACAAGTCTCAAAGCCGTGAACGACATTACGATAGAGAATCTGTCCTTTTCCTATCCCGGCAGTTTATCCCCTGCGCTCAAAAACATCAGTCTGAATATCCAGGCAGGACGAACTGTGGGCATTGTGGGCAAAACAGGTTCTGGTAAAAGTACTTTTGTGAAGCTATTGCTGCGTACATATGAGCCGCCTGAAGGCACGATCCGTATTAACGGAACCGACATCCGGCAGCTGTCGCTGGAAAGTCTGCGATCCCGTATTGCCTATGTACCGCAGGATGGGTTCCTGTTCAGTACAACCATTCGGGACAATATCGCTTTTAGCGACCGTGAGGTTCCGCTGGACACCGTAGAGCACAGTGCACGACAAGCGATGATATACGAGAACATTATCCGGTTCCCCGATCGGTTCGATACCCTGCTGGGTGAACGCGGACTCACGTTGTCTGGCGGTCAGCGTCAGCGCACCAGTCTGGCGAGGGGGTTAATCAAAAAAGCGCAGGTGCTCATTCTGGATGACAGTATGAGTGCTGTGGATGCCGTCACCGAAAGTGGCATTCTGCGCAGCCTTCGTGAGATCGGCAAAGGAAAAACAACGCTGATTATCTCTCACAGGATAAGTGCGGTCCGTCATGCCGACGAAATAATCGTTCTGGATGAAGGCCGAATCGCTGAACAGGGAACACATGCAGGTCTGATGGCCGCAAAAGGATTATATGCTGCAACCTATCGTTTGCAGGAGGAGGGATTACATCATGACTGA
- a CDS encoding sugar ABC transporter permease, whose amino-acid sequence MQPEGKSALSQNLSVYTIPNRKKNKLWRRMIRNWELYLFIAPAFLYFLIFHYGPMYGIQIAFKNFIPTLGVTGSPWVGFDHFIRFFNSYYFWDLLWNTLSISLYELAIGFPLPIILALAFNEVKDSFFKRTVQTVTYAPHFISVVVMSGMIITFLSPSSGMIVNLVEALGFQAPQFLTDPAWFKTVYVLSGVWQSAGWGTIIYLAALSGVDPQLHEAAVVDGASRFKRILHINIPAIIPTITILLILNMGSILGVGFEKILLLQNPLNMGSSDVISTFVYRSGLVDAQYSFSTAVGLFNSVVNAILLITVNQIARRTSENSLW is encoded by the coding sequence ATGCAGCCAGAAGGGAAGTCCGCCTTGTCGCAAAACCTATCGGTATACACGATTCCGAACCGCAAGAAAAATAAATTATGGAGAAGGATGATTCGAAACTGGGAGTTGTATCTGTTTATCGCGCCAGCATTTCTATACTTTCTGATTTTTCATTACGGGCCGATGTACGGCATACAAATTGCATTCAAAAACTTTATCCCGACGCTTGGTGTTACGGGAAGCCCGTGGGTTGGGTTCGATCATTTTATCCGCTTCTTTAATTCGTATTATTTCTGGGATTTGTTATGGAATACCCTCAGTATCAGCTTGTATGAGCTGGCTATAGGTTTTCCGCTGCCGATCATTCTGGCGTTAGCCTTCAATGAAGTAAAGGACTCCTTCTTCAAACGTACCGTACAGACGGTCACGTATGCACCGCATTTTATTTCGGTCGTTGTCATGTCGGGTATGATTATTACCTTCTTGTCGCCTTCGTCAGGCATGATTGTCAATTTGGTGGAGGCTCTTGGATTTCAGGCCCCTCAATTTCTGACGGACCCTGCGTGGTTCAAGACGGTGTACGTACTCTCAGGAGTCTGGCAGAGTGCAGGCTGGGGTACCATTATATATCTTGCAGCCCTCTCAGGTGTGGATCCGCAATTGCATGAAGCTGCCGTGGTGGATGGTGCGAGCCGGTTTAAACGAATTCTGCATATTAACATTCCAGCGATCATCCCTACGATCACCATTTTGTTAATTCTGAATATGGGCAGTATTTTGGGCGTGGGATTCGAGAAAATCTTGCTGCTGCAAAATCCGTTGAACATGGGTTCATCCGATGTCATCTCGACATTTGTCTATCGGTCCGGTCTGGTCGATGCACAGTACAGTTTCTCCACAGCTGTAGGATTGTTCAACTCGGTCGTTAATGCGATTTTGCTGATTACGGTGAACCAAATTGCACGTCGCACCAGTGAAAACAGCTTGTGGTAA
- a CDS encoding ABC transporter ATP-binding protein, giving the protein MMSYAKPHKWAFAGIFFCSLLGISADLLQPYLVKIAIDDHLAIGQTSVGFLVQLAAIFLGLAVISFIFTYVQNNLLQHVGQNIVSRIRKDLFKHISKMSMSFFDRFHIGSLVTNVSSDTETISSFFTQVLLSLIRDGMMLVLIIVFMFQLDPVLAGYSLIVLPVIAIVAVLFRSQLRRAYQNARTRLSRLIAFTAENLSGMFLIQAFHQEEEQKKRFTEQNQLHLKANITQARSNVIFNRTFDILGNAALVMMVWLGGRAVLGESLQVGVLYAFISYIRQFFQPINQITMQWNTFQSTTVSMDRIWNILSTRPEVADPIPGTASTLEPRNVMGQIDFNDVSFGYRADRPLIQHMNLHLYPGEMVGIVGTTGAGKSTLISLLNRFYDVNQGSIEIDGVDIRHFPQANLHRIVGLIQQEPFLFSGSIIDNVRMFREDITREQAIQACRFVGAHAMISRLPQGYDTRLSERGSGLSAGERQLISFARIVVFQPRVLILDEATANLDSHTEQLVQQALESVSQGRTTIVIAHRLSTVMHADRILVMENGEIVEEGSHQKLIDAEGVYADLYTHAREAGNDSAISG; this is encoded by the coding sequence ATGATGTCCTACGCCAAACCCCATAAATGGGCCTTTGCAGGTATTTTTTTCTGTTCGCTGCTCGGCATCTCCGCCGATTTGCTTCAGCCTTACCTGGTGAAGATCGCGATCGATGATCATCTGGCAATTGGTCAGACTAGTGTAGGTTTCCTTGTCCAGTTGGCAGCTATCTTTTTGGGGCTGGCTGTAATCAGCTTTATTTTTACCTATGTACAAAACAATCTGCTGCAGCATGTCGGTCAGAACATCGTCTCTCGCATTCGTAAAGACCTGTTCAAGCATATCTCCAAAATGTCAATGTCTTTCTTTGATCGCTTCCATATCGGCAGTCTGGTGACGAATGTATCCAGTGATACGGAAACGATCAGCAGTTTCTTCACCCAGGTACTGCTTAGTCTCATCCGGGATGGCATGATGCTGGTGCTCATTATCGTCTTTATGTTCCAGCTCGATCCGGTACTCGCGGGATACTCCCTCATCGTGTTGCCTGTAATCGCCATCGTTGCGGTATTATTTCGGAGCCAGCTGCGCAGAGCTTATCAGAATGCCCGAACTCGTCTCTCCCGTTTGATTGCATTCACGGCAGAGAACCTGTCCGGCATGTTTCTGATCCAGGCGTTCCACCAGGAAGAAGAGCAGAAGAAACGATTCACGGAACAGAACCAACTTCACCTGAAGGCCAACATCACACAAGCTCGTTCGAATGTTATATTCAACCGGACGTTTGATATCCTTGGCAATGCGGCGCTTGTTATGATGGTATGGCTTGGAGGACGTGCCGTGCTGGGCGAATCATTGCAGGTGGGTGTGCTCTATGCGTTTATCAGTTACATCCGTCAGTTCTTCCAGCCGATTAACCAGATTACCATGCAGTGGAACACATTCCAGTCGACCACCGTATCCATGGATCGCATCTGGAACATTCTGAGTACCCGTCCGGAAGTCGCTGACCCTATACCCGGAACTGCCTCCACACTTGAACCACGGAATGTGATGGGACAGATTGATTTTAATGATGTTTCGTTCGGCTATCGGGCAGATCGCCCCCTGATTCAGCATATGAATCTGCATCTTTATCCGGGTGAAATGGTGGGCATTGTAGGCACTACAGGAGCTGGCAAAAGTACATTGATCTCCCTGCTCAATCGCTTTTACGATGTGAATCAGGGCAGCATTGAGATCGATGGCGTAGACATTCGCCATTTCCCGCAAGCCAATCTTCATCGGATCGTTGGGCTGATCCAGCAGGAACCATTCCTCTTCTCAGGCTCCATCATTGACAATGTACGAATGTTCCGCGAGGATATTACGAGAGAGCAGGCTATTCAGGCCTGCCGTTTCGTCGGAGCACATGCCATGATTTCACGTCTGCCGCAAGGGTATGATACTCGTCTTTCCGAACGCGGAAGCGGTCTGTCCGCCGGAGAACGTCAACTGATATCGTTTGCCCGAATCGTGGTCTTTCAGCCCCGAGTGCTTATCCTGGATGAAGCAACCGCGAATCTGGATTCGCATACCGAACAATTGGTACAACAGGCGCTGGAATCCGTCTCTCAGGGAAGAACAACGATTGTTATTGCGCATCGTCTCTCTACAGTCATGCATGCAGATCGGATTCTCGTTATGGAGAATGGTGAGATTGTCGAGGAAGGCTCGCATCAGAAGTTGATCGATGCTGAAGGGGTATATGCTGATCTTTACACCCATGCGCGTGAAGCCGGTAATGATTCAGCTATTTCTGGCTAG
- a CDS encoding Lrp/AsnC family transcriptional regulator: protein MNETIDDTDIRILKCLIQDAKRSHKEIGEEVHLTGQAVGARVRKLHDLGVIEGYTVKWNPERLGLGLQAFVTIFLNSGDRHAAFREFMAAREDIVEVHRVSGEGCYLMIVRTGTMEQLGSLLEDILPYGNYRMNLSVGIEKSE, encoded by the coding sequence ATGAATGAGACGATTGATGATACAGATATACGCATACTGAAATGCCTGATCCAGGACGCCAAACGCTCTCATAAAGAGATCGGCGAAGAGGTGCATTTGACCGGACAGGCTGTAGGTGCGAGAGTACGCAAGCTGCATGATCTGGGTGTTATTGAAGGGTATACGGTAAAATGGAACCCGGAACGCCTTGGCTTGGGCCTGCAGGCATTTGTAACGATTTTTCTGAATTCCGGCGACCGGCATGCCGCCTTCCGTGAATTTATGGCTGCACGTGAAGACATCGTGGAGGTTCACCGTGTCAGCGGAGAGGGCTGTTATCTGATGATCGTACGCACAGGAACAATGGAGCAGCTTGGCAGTTTGCTGGAAGACATTTTGCCGTATGGGAATTATAGAATGAACCTGTCTGTTGGTATCGAAAAGTCTGAATAA
- a CDS encoding carbohydrate ABC transporter permease, whose amino-acid sequence MSTAVKESRSDKVFLWCNYIYLTIALIIVLYPLLYIISASISDPKFVSSGEMWLLPKGITFEGYARVFENTNIWIGYKNTIIYTVVGTLVNLMVTLPAAYALSRSDFVGRGFFMAMFMVTMFFSGGLVPSYLLVKDLGMVNSMWALILPGAASIWNIIVCRTFFQSTIPKELQEAAHIDGCTNTRLFIRIVLPLSMPIIAVMALFYGVGHWNSYFSAMIYLNDSSKYPLQLFLRQILVLQEMAAQGGGAIDTSSATAMNSKAEIAALVKYAVIIVSTLPVIAIYPFLQRYFVQGVMIGSVKG is encoded by the coding sequence ATGTCAACCGCGGTTAAGGAAAGCAGAAGCGATAAAGTGTTCTTATGGTGCAACTACATCTATCTGACGATAGCACTCATCATTGTGCTTTACCCGCTGTTATACATCATTAGCGCCTCAATCAGTGATCCCAAATTTGTAAGCTCCGGCGAGATGTGGCTGCTACCCAAAGGAATTACGTTTGAAGGGTATGCCCGCGTCTTTGAGAACACCAACATCTGGATTGGGTACAAAAATACGATCATCTATACCGTCGTAGGTACACTCGTCAACCTGATGGTCACTCTTCCGGCAGCCTACGCGCTCAGCCGTTCTGATTTTGTGGGACGTGGATTCTTCATGGCCATGTTTATGGTAACGATGTTTTTCAGCGGAGGGCTTGTCCCGAGTTACTTGCTGGTTAAGGATCTTGGTATGGTGAACAGCATGTGGGCGCTTATTCTGCCAGGAGCTGCATCCATCTGGAATATTATCGTATGCCGTACGTTTTTCCAATCGACTATTCCCAAGGAGCTGCAGGAAGCGGCCCATATCGACGGATGTACAAACACCCGGTTATTCATCCGAATTGTGCTTCCGCTCTCCATGCCGATCATTGCTGTAATGGCGCTCTTCTACGGGGTCGGACACTGGAACAGCTATTTCAGTGCCATGATCTATTTAAACGATTCCTCGAAGTATCCGCTGCAGCTCTTTCTTCGCCAAATCCTGGTACTTCAGGAGATGGCAGCACAGGGCGGGGGAGCGATCGATACCTCTTCAGCAACGGCGATGAATTCCAAAGCGGAAATTGCTGCGTTGGTCAAATATGCCGTCATTATTGTTTCAACCTTACCTGTGATTGCGATTTATCCATTCCTTCAGCGTTACTTTGTGCAGGGTGTTATGATCGGTTCCGTCAAGGGATGA
- a CDS encoding S-layer homology domain-containing protein yields the protein MKHKKGLAATLALCVSLTAGGASVLAFSDVKDEGQKTIVDSLHAKGIVNGVTADLFRPDLALSEPQGVQLIVNAFGLKNEYAAASAQNKISPTTWYADAVQAATQNGLSIPVELNPQAKMTREQFAILLLEGINTTGEYPVIMLYNDIKDENKIGKDAKSAVQNLLNMDIIELDKDGNFRPDQSLTRMEAASMIFNALEFVDKHGNGGSAEPTPTNPGEGQQGIVPTVTSTKVDDKTVKVKLTAQMPHPGYGLKIEDVKLEKDGRAIVLYTIIQPDPDMMYPMVITDVTAETDIPTGYTAEAQPSGK from the coding sequence ATGAAACATAAAAAAGGATTGGCTGCAACGCTTGCGCTCTGCGTGTCTTTGACGGCAGGAGGTGCATCGGTACTTGCGTTTTCGGATGTAAAAGATGAAGGACAAAAAACGATTGTGGACTCGTTACATGCCAAAGGTATTGTTAATGGAGTAACGGCGGATCTATTCCGTCCGGATCTCGCATTGTCTGAGCCACAGGGTGTTCAACTGATCGTGAACGCTTTTGGTCTGAAAAATGAATACGCTGCCGCTTCGGCACAAAATAAAATTAGTCCAACGACTTGGTACGCCGATGCCGTTCAGGCTGCAACACAGAATGGTCTGTCCATTCCGGTGGAGCTGAATCCACAGGCCAAAATGACGCGTGAGCAGTTTGCCATTTTGCTCCTTGAAGGGATTAACACAACCGGAGAATATCCGGTCATCATGCTGTATAATGATATTAAAGACGAAAATAAAATCGGTAAGGACGCCAAATCTGCGGTCCAGAACCTGCTGAACATGGACATCATTGAACTGGATAAGGACGGAAACTTCCGTCCAGATCAGTCGCTTACCCGTATGGAGGCTGCAAGCATGATCTTCAATGCACTTGAGTTTGTAGATAAGCACGGCAATGGCGGATCGGCAGAACCTACTCCAACGAATCCAGGCGAAGGCCAACAGGGGATTGTGCCTACCGTGACATCTACCAAAGTGGATGACAAGACGGTAAAAGTTAAACTGACCGCACAAATGCCTCATCCTGGTTATGGATTGAAGATTGAAGATGTGAAACTGGAGAAGGATGGACGTGCCATTGTGCTGTATACGATTATCCAACCTGACCCGGACATGATGTATCCAATGGTGATTACCGATGTAACCGCAGAGACAGACATTCCAACAGGATACACGGCAGAAGCACAGCCTTCTGGAAAATAA
- a CDS encoding extracellular solute-binding protein produces the protein MKKLRKASSIVLCLTLSAALLAACGSNEDGGSATSTVEGVKKEGFPIVDKPLTLKVMSQDAGVADWNTMPVLQEMEKLSGIKLEYQLSPIDSFETKKNLVFASGDLPDMFYAADLKPAEQVTYGTQGILIPLEKYIDEGYAPNIKKILDENPDVRKSFTTPDGHMYALPFIDTAAVWYRGPMWYNGEFLKALNVEEPKTTEELYTYLKRVKEEDPNGNGQQDEIPLTSVKLDDLRMYFFGFWGMYNEGIYADKDGKVHYPYQEEGYKGYLTFMNRLWKEDLLDHETFSQTGDQKKAKGESNKLALFNDYHPYFTLGGEPSTKHPLMTPVKSEIADSPVYGKHPGISARGTFAITSSNPSPEATMRWIDYMYSYDGATLFNQGPEGLLWKFKDKENLVKEWLPVPGGGDREEYRGKITPNYGILTPGINDPDIAKGLRTEFDEWLDQQNQEKLVPIGKSPFPNVYLTNEEQSEATALLSDLDTYVKQMEAKFVTGQEPLENWDKYIAQIKKMGSDRIVELYQGAYDRWNTGQ, from the coding sequence ATGAAAAAGCTTCGCAAGGCTTCATCCATTGTACTCTGCCTCACCCTATCCGCAGCATTGCTTGCAGCTTGTGGTTCCAATGAAGATGGAGGTTCTGCGACTTCAACTGTCGAAGGGGTCAAAAAAGAAGGATTCCCGATTGTGGACAAACCACTTACATTAAAGGTCATGTCCCAGGATGCGGGGGTAGCCGACTGGAACACGATGCCAGTCCTGCAAGAGATGGAGAAATTGTCAGGCATCAAGCTGGAGTATCAACTTTCGCCGATCGACAGCTTTGAAACCAAGAAGAACCTGGTATTCGCAAGTGGCGATTTACCGGATATGTTCTATGCTGCGGATCTCAAGCCAGCTGAGCAGGTTACTTATGGAACTCAAGGCATTCTGATCCCACTGGAAAAATACATTGATGAGGGTTATGCCCCGAATATTAAGAAGATTCTCGACGAAAACCCGGATGTTCGCAAATCATTTACAACGCCTGACGGACATATGTATGCACTGCCATTTATTGATACGGCTGCCGTGTGGTACAGAGGCCCGATGTGGTATAACGGGGAATTCCTAAAAGCACTTAATGTAGAGGAGCCTAAGACTACGGAGGAATTATATACGTACCTGAAGCGTGTTAAGGAAGAAGACCCTAACGGCAACGGTCAACAAGATGAAATTCCGCTTACTTCTGTAAAACTGGACGATCTTCGTATGTACTTCTTCGGATTCTGGGGGATGTACAACGAAGGAATCTACGCGGATAAGGACGGAAAAGTTCACTATCCTTATCAAGAAGAAGGTTACAAAGGTTATCTGACGTTCATGAACCGCTTGTGGAAAGAAGATTTGCTGGATCATGAGACCTTCTCCCAAACAGGCGATCAGAAAAAAGCAAAAGGCGAAAGCAACAAGCTTGCGCTGTTCAACGACTACCATCCATACTTCACACTCGGCGGCGAGCCTAGCACGAAGCATCCGCTGATGACACCCGTGAAGAGTGAGATCGCAGACTCACCTGTATACGGTAAACACCCAGGCATATCGGCACGTGGAACCTTTGCTATTACGAGCAGCAACCCGTCCCCTGAGGCAACCATGCGTTGGATCGATTATATGTACAGCTATGATGGGGCGACCCTGTTCAATCAAGGTCCTGAAGGTCTGCTGTGGAAATTCAAAGACAAGGAAAATCTCGTAAAAGAGTGGCTGCCTGTTCCTGGTGGCGGGGATCGTGAGGAATATCGCGGTAAAATTACGCCGAACTATGGCATTTTGACACCGGGTATTAATGATCCGGATATAGCGAAAGGTCTTCGAACCGAATTTGATGAATGGCTTGACCAGCAGAATCAAGAGAAGTTGGTGCCTATCGGAAAATCACCATTCCCTAACGTTTATTTAACAAATGAAGAGCAAAGCGAAGCGACCGCTTTATTATCTGATCTGGATACGTACGTCAAGCAGATGGAAGCGAAGTTCGTAACAGGCCAAGAGCCGCTTGAGAACTGGGATAAGTATATTGCACAGATCAAAAAAATGGGCAGCGACCGTATCGTTGAACTGTATCAAGGGGCCTACGATCGCTGGAACACAGGCCAATAA